TCACACCTTGCATACAGGTAATAACCAAGCAATACTAGAGCTAGTAGTTCTGCAGATAAACAAcactgttctgttttttttcttccatcttgTTGTAGTTGGGTTTGATTATGTTCTCTCCAGGACCCAAAATGGCAGATTGGGTCTCTCTACACACCTGCAGATGCTGTGGCTCAGGCGCTAAAGACCATTCCTCTTAGCGAAACTCGAGTTCTTTCGAAAACTATCGTCGACTGGTTTAGACAGTTTGAGAATTGAGCTGTCTCATGTATTGTTGAAGCAATGTAAGGATGGGATATATATTGACGAAAAGACTAGCCCTGATCATTCCCTGAGCATATATCCTTctctgaaccaaaaaaaattggaacaaTATGTATACATGTAAATACATTGGCGACAACTGTTTTCATTGTTAACCAACCCTCAATGCAAAATATAGGGTTCAGGggtttgttaaatttataaaatcaatacaTAAGTGTGTTTAAGCCATATTGGCAGAGTCACAAAACCAGAGTAGAAcgttacaagttacaaccaaATTTGGTTAAATTGTGAGCCACCACTTACTTCTAATCTTCATTTCGAAATAGAGGAAATGTATAGCGGAAAATTCTGAAGCCCAATAAtattttgaagtatatttgtTATCAAATGTTTTTCATTGGTAATCtttatgaaagtttcacaaTCTCCCTCAAAAaggaatttaaatatatttatcttgtTAGATTTTGATGAAAGAATTAAGATTTAAGCGAATTAGCTGGCACATATAAACTAAAAGAGCAATATGGCACATCTTATTTTGGATGCAAACTTGATTTATACTCATATGATATGAATGTGAAACTTATGACAAATCAAAGTTCACAATTTCACATGAATGTGAAACTTACCGATGCTGGTGAACTACTCCTTCAtccacgtttttttttttgaattcttactgtctttttatatgatttttcccccaaatttctatgcaatatctataaaaaaaattgtgacattCGTAATTTTGAATAAtgcaatatttataattattattggcaaTTTTCTCAACCGTTACATTTGTTGAAGTTGCcttgtaaaaaaaacaattaattatcTCAGGGGTAAAACTGTAAACTGAGCAATAAAAAACCCTACcctttagtcttcttcttcttcctccgccgGCCGtctcccacaaaaaaaaaaattcgaactTTCGAAATAAATTATTCGAAACCCTTGGCCGATTAAGCTGCTCAATTCGAGTTCTAGGTGTAGAATTGgtattttgggttttgatatttttttagtcaTGCCGAAGCATAAAgatgaaaaatttgtttttgatgacgGCAAAGacgaggaagagagagatgaagacgatgatgaggCTAATGAAGATCTTAGCTTGAAGATATTAGAGAAGGCTTTATCGAGGCGTGATGTTGGGAACAAGGTTGATTTGGATCTCTCTGATTCTGGTGTAGTTAGTACTGTTATGGTTAATGGAGGAACGTCTAAGGTTAAAAGGGACTCTGAGAgtagtaagaagaagaagaaggtgaagagaaATAAGTTAGAAGCTGCTAACGAAATTGTCAGTATGAAGGATTCTCTTCTATATATCTTCTTCTcatttcagtttcagtttttattATAGTCTCTCTTAATTGCTCTACATATAGCTTTAAATTCCTACTATTTGCAATAGGAAAGTTTGAtgcttttgtgtgtttaatgcctctcgatttttttttctaaattttgtatcaGCCTATTGTTTGGAAAGACCAAgatgaggaggagaagaaggtggTGGAGGATGTAGTAAAAGGTGAAGGTGAAGATGATGAGGTTGAGAGATCTGCTGAACCAAAAGATGGAGAACCATCTAgcaatttggttttgaaaaagCTTCTTGTGAGTTGATTGAATGAATCACTgcctttttttacttttgggtAAACAGTATACATCTCTGTGATGATGACCATTGTTGGGGGTTTTGTGTTATCTCAGCGTGGAGCAAGATACTTTGATCCTCCTGATGCAGGTTGGATGAGTTGTTATAGTTGTGGGGAGCAAGGTCATATAACTGTCAATTGTCCAACTCCTACCAAGCGTAGGAAGCCTTGCTTTATATGTGGGAGTTTGGAACATGGTGCAAGGCAATGTTCAAAGGTTTGATTTGGTAGACCATAGAAGTTTTAGAGATATTTTTGTTGCATTGGGTTGCTgagtaatttttttccttattttgaCAGGGACATGATTGTTACATATGCAAAAAAAGTGGACACCGAGCTAAAGATTGTCCGAATAAGTACAAAAGCGGGTCTAAAGGAGCTCTATGTTTAAGATGTGGAGACTTTGGACATGACATGATTTTGTGCACGTATGACTACTCTGAGGAAGATTTGAaggtaattttgttttcttgaaattcATTACTTGGCATATGATTCATTTCTTATTCCTTCTGTTATTGTCTTattgttgttttaaaatttcaatcaaCAAGAAGACCCTTTAATCGAAAAGGAACAGATCATGACCATGTCtggatttatcatttttttcttgactTTCCTTAACCGGAGGATATATATTCTACTACATCTAATCTCTGATTGTATATCTTGTTGTATTTACTTTGACCAGGATATACAATGCTATGTCTGTAAAAACTTTGGCCATCTTTGTTGTGTCGAACCTGGTAATTCACCGTCATGGGCTGTATCTTGCTACAGATGTGGTCAACTGAGTCATACTGGACTGGTAAGTTATTGAGATTCTGATTTTGAATTAGCCACACTGTCGACTGAGTTTGCTCTCTGAACAGAATTGATCTATATTTCATTTTAGTTATAAGAAAGATGCAGAACTTATTATCTAATTAAAAGAATTCTCTCCAGGCATGTGGTAGACACTATGATGAAAGCAACGAAAATGATTCTGTCAGTCCATCATGCTTTAAGTGTGGGGGAGAAGGGCATTTGAAGCGCGACTGCCCTAACTCTTCCAGTGTAAGCTTTTCACAGAGAAGAGATTCACCAAGTGTATGCTTCAATTGTGATAGAGTAGGACATTTCGCTCGTGAATGCCCCCAGTCCTCCCAGGTAGGCTCTATTTCTCTCTACAGTTGGTGCTTTGAGCTCTtcgcttcttttgttttctctcacgTTATAATGACTCACAGCGTTGCCTTTTTGCTACATATAGAGGGACCGTGATATATCTACACCGTCGCGTAAATCTCGcaagaaaaatgaagagaacTCGGAACGCAAATCGACTCCCTATGAATCCAATGGGAAGACTAAGAAGCATAAAAAGTCGCATAAAGAAGAACAGCCTCAGACTTCACCACGGAAACGAAAACACAGAGGCGGTTGGACCGCAGAGGAACCAGAAGAAGAACCTTTCCAAAGAGGAAAGATGAGTAGGCCAAAGTCTCCCATTACACCATCGGGATATAACCTTAGGCCATCCAGTAGACATAGAGGTAATGACTATAGATCTCCAAGATTCAGTTCTGGTGGGCATCGCTCGGGTCCTTCACCATCAAGGTGGCAGCCTCATCAGAATCACAGTTATGAACCTGCACCATCAAGGCATGGCAGAGCTCACTACAATGGAGAGTATGCATGGAGCTATGAACGGTAGTAGTATCAGTTGATATGGTCAAGGTCAAAGCTGGACACAGTCTAGCTTGGAATCTATTATGCTTGATGGTGTTTGCTGGGATTGATGGTAGCTTCCGTAGACCTCTTGTATTTGATTCGGGCTTAGGGGCAGCTTcttgttattttcttctcttctcttctcttacacAGGTAGTTTGTTCAATCCTCATTTCCCCTTTACTCAATTCCTCAGAATTTTCCTTCGTTATGTCTGTTCTTTAATTTAACATTTGAAGAGAATTTTGTATTTGTCAAGCATAATTGCTAcatcatttataatttataattttg
The Camelina sativa cultivar DH55 chromosome 6, Cs, whole genome shotgun sequence genome window above contains:
- the LOC104790641 gene encoding protein AIR2; translation: MPKHKDEKFVFDDGKDEEERDEDDDEANEDLSLKILEKALSRRDVGNKVDLDLSDSGVVSTVMVNGGTSKVKRDSESSKKKKKVKRNKLEAANEIPIVWKDQDEEEKKVVEDVVKGEGEDDEVERSAEPKDGEPSSNLVLKKLLRGARYFDPPDAGWMSCYSCGEQGHITVNCPTPTKRRKPCFICGSLEHGARQCSKGHDCYICKKSGHRAKDCPNKYKSGSKGALCLRCGDFGHDMILCTYDYSEEDLKDIQCYVCKNFGHLCCVEPGNSPSWAVSCYRCGQLSHTGLACGRHYDESNENDSVSPSCFKCGGEGHLKRDCPNSSSVSFSQRRDSPSVCFNCDRVGHFARECPQSSQRDRDISTPSRKSRKKNEENSERKSTPYESNGKTKKHKKSHKEEQPQTSPRKRKHRGGWTAEEPEEEPFQRGKMSRPKSPITPSGYNLRPSSRHRGNDYRSPRFSSGGHRSGPSPSRWQPHQNHSYEPAPSRHGRAHYNGEYAWSYER